The following proteins are co-located in the Corynebacterium kalinowskii genome:
- the groL gene encoding chaperonin GroEL (60 kDa chaperone family; promotes refolding of misfolded polypeptides especially under stressful conditions; forms two stacked rings of heptamers to form a barrel-shaped 14mer; ends can be capped by GroES; misfolded proteins enter the barrel where they are refolded when GroES binds), giving the protein MPKLIAFDEDARKGIQAGVDALADAVKVTLGPRGRNVVLDKPFGGPTVTNDGVTIAREIDLDEPFQNLGAQLVKSVAVKTNDIAGDGTTTATLLAQAMIQEGLRNVAAGANPVELNRGIAAGTEKVLELLQARATEISSSAEIANVATVSSRDQEIGDMVAGAMDKVGKDGVVTVEESQSLETVLDVTEGVSFEKGFLSPYFITDIDAQQAILDNALVLLVRNKISSLPDFVPVLEKIVESGKQVLIIAEDIEGEPLQMLVVNSIRKTLKVVAVKSPYFGDRRKAFMDDLAVVTAATVVDPEVGINLNEADLSMFGAARRITVTKDETIIVDGAGTAEAVEARREQIRREIETTDSTWDKEKAEERLAKLSGGIAVIKVGAATETEVNERKLRVEDAINAARAAAQEGIIAGGGSALVQIAQELKTYAEEFEGDAKIGILALSRALVKPAFWIATNAGVDGSVVVAKTAELPNGEGFNAATLEYGNLLEMGIIDPVKVTHSAVVNATSVARMVLTTEASVVEKPAEEQAEAGHHHHH; this is encoded by the coding sequence ATGCCAAAACTTATCGCTTTTGACGAGGACGCACGTAAGGGCATTCAGGCCGGCGTTGACGCTCTCGCCGACGCTGTCAAGGTCACCCTCGGCCCACGCGGCCGCAACGTAGTCCTAGACAAGCCATTCGGTGGCCCAACCGTCACCAACGACGGTGTCACCATTGCTCGTGAGATCGATCTGGACGAGCCGTTCCAGAACCTGGGTGCGCAGCTGGTCAAGTCCGTAGCAGTCAAGACCAACGACATTGCTGGCGATGGCACCACCACCGCTACCTTGCTGGCACAGGCCATGATTCAGGAAGGCCTGCGCAACGTAGCTGCCGGTGCCAACCCGGTCGAGCTCAACCGCGGCATCGCCGCTGGTACCGAGAAGGTTCTAGAGCTGCTGCAGGCTCGCGCTACCGAGATCTCCTCGTCGGCCGAGATCGCCAATGTCGCTACCGTTTCCTCCCGAGACCAGGAGATCGGCGATATGGTCGCCGGCGCTATGGACAAGGTGGGCAAGGACGGTGTTGTGACGGTGGAAGAGTCCCAGTCGCTTGAGACCGTGTTGGACGTGACTGAGGGTGTTTCCTTTGAAAAGGGCTTCCTGTCGCCGTACTTCATCACCGACATCGATGCTCAGCAGGCAATTCTGGACAACGCTCTTGTCCTGCTCGTGCGCAACAAGATTTCCTCCCTGCCGGACTTCGTCCCAGTGCTGGAAAAGATTGTGGAGTCGGGCAAGCAGGTACTCATCATTGCCGAGGATATCGAGGGCGAGCCACTGCAAATGCTGGTGGTGAACTCCATCCGCAAGACCCTCAAGGTCGTGGCAGTGAAGTCCCCGTACTTCGGTGATCGCCGCAAGGCATTCATGGATGACCTGGCTGTCGTCACTGCTGCCACTGTGGTTGACCCAGAGGTCGGCATCAACCTCAATGAGGCTGATCTGTCCATGTTCGGTGCTGCTCGACGCATCACCGTTACCAAGGACGAGACCATCATCGTCGACGGTGCCGGAACCGCAGAAGCTGTGGAAGCTCGCCGCGAGCAGATCCGCCGCGAGATCGAGACCACTGATTCCACCTGGGACAAGGAAAAGGCTGAAGAACGCCTAGCCAAGCTCTCCGGTGGCATCGCAGTGATCAAGGTCGGCGCTGCCACCGAGACCGAGGTCAACGAACGCAAGCTCCGCGTCGAAGATGCCATCAACGCTGCCCGCGCGGCCGCACAGGAAGGCATCATCGCTGGCGGTGGCTCTGCACTCGTTCAGATCGCGCAGGAGCTCAAGACCTACGCTGAAGAGTTTGAGGGCGACGCCAAGATCGGTATCCTCGCGCTCTCTCGCGCACTGGTCAAGCCAGCTTTCTGGATCGCCACCAACGCCGGTGTCGATGGCTCCGTGGTCGTAGCCAAGACCGCTGAGTTGCCAAACGGTGAAGGCTTCAACGCTGCTACCTTGGAGTATGGCAACCTGCTGGAAATGGGCATCATCGATCCTGTGAAGGTCACCCACTCTGCCGTGGTCAACGCCACGTCGGTTGCTCGCATGGTACTGACGACGGAAGCTTCCGTCGTCGAAAAGCCTGCGGAAGAGCAAGCTGAGGCTGGTCACCACCACCATCACTAA
- the groES gene encoding co-chaperone GroES has protein sequence MANIKPLEDKILVQINEAETTTASGLVIPDSAKEKPQEATVIAVGAGRFDEDGDRIPMDVKEGDVVIFSKYGGTEIKYQGQEYLILSQRDVLAVIEK, from the coding sequence GTGGCAAACATCAAGCCTTTGGAAGACAAGATCCTCGTCCAGATCAACGAGGCTGAGACCACCACCGCATCTGGCCTGGTCATTCCAGACTCCGCTAAGGAGAAGCCACAGGAGGCAACTGTAATCGCCGTGGGCGCTGGCCGCTTCGACGAAGATGGCGACCGCATCCCAATGGACGTCAAGGAGGGTGACGTTGTCATCTTCTCCAAGTACGGCGGAACCGAGATCAAGTACCAGGGCCAGGAGTACCTCATCCTGTCTCAGCGTGACGTACTCGCTGTCATTGAAAAGTAG
- the tsaD gene encoding tRNA (adenosine(37)-N6)-threonylcarbamoyltransferase complex transferase subunit TsaD, with product MIILGIESSCDETGVGIIKLENGKMEILADQVASSMEQHARFGGVVPEIASRAHLEAMQPVMRAALAEAGVEKPDAVAATVGPGLAGALLVGASAAKAYAAAWGVPFYGVNHLGGHVAVANLEGEPLPHAIALLVSGGHTQILEVTSVGAPMKELGATLDDAVGEAYDKVARLLGLGYPGGPVIDKLAARGEANIKFPRAIPNSLDFSFSGVKTAVARYVEAAEKAGEQIVVEDVCASFQEAGCDSLTKKAVQACKDTGATVLLLGGGVAANSRLRSLAERRCASAGIELRVPRFKLCTDNGVMIAALAAQRIYEGAAPSSLLVGCDPSLEVEIPQV from the coding sequence ATGATCATCCTCGGTATTGAATCCTCCTGCGATGAGACCGGCGTCGGCATCATCAAGCTGGAAAACGGCAAGATGGAAATCCTCGCTGACCAGGTCGCATCCTCGATGGAACAGCACGCGCGCTTCGGTGGCGTGGTCCCCGAAATTGCCTCCCGAGCTCACCTCGAAGCAATGCAGCCGGTGATGCGCGCCGCGCTCGCAGAGGCGGGCGTCGAGAAGCCAGATGCGGTCGCCGCCACAGTGGGCCCTGGCCTGGCAGGTGCGCTGCTGGTCGGTGCCAGTGCAGCGAAGGCTTATGCGGCGGCATGGGGCGTGCCCTTTTACGGTGTCAATCACCTTGGTGGGCACGTGGCCGTGGCGAACCTGGAGGGCGAACCGCTGCCGCACGCCATCGCGTTGCTCGTCTCCGGCGGGCACACCCAAATTTTGGAGGTCACCAGCGTCGGCGCCCCGATGAAGGAGCTGGGGGCAACGCTTGACGACGCCGTCGGTGAAGCCTACGACAAGGTGGCGCGCCTGCTCGGCTTGGGATATCCGGGCGGTCCGGTGATCGATAAGTTGGCAGCTCGCGGTGAGGCCAACATCAAGTTTCCGCGCGCGATCCCGAATTCGCTGGACTTTTCCTTTTCGGGTGTCAAGACTGCGGTTGCTCGCTATGTCGAGGCGGCTGAGAAGGCGGGGGAGCAGATCGTGGTGGAGGACGTGTGTGCGTCTTTCCAGGAGGCCGGTTGTGATTCCTTGACTAAGAAGGCAGTGCAGGCCTGCAAAGACACCGGCGCAACAGTACTGCTGCTCGGAGGTGGCGTGGCAGCCAATTCCCGGCTGCGGTCGCTGGCAGAGCGGCGGTGTGCATCGGCAGGCATTGAGCTGCGTGTGCCACGGTTCAAGTTGTGTACAGACAACGGTGTCATGATTGCTGCATTAGCGGCACAGCGGATTTACGAGGGGGCAGCGCCCTCCTCGCTGTTGGTGGGTTGTGATCCATCGTTGGAAGTGGAAATCCCGCAAGTATAA
- the rimI gene encoding ribosomal protein S18-alanine N-acetyltransferase, with protein sequence MIRRLEPKDAARCAELEQLLFPGDDPWPETAFHHEFAQPNNHYIGFERDGILVAYAGLSLLGPLADPEFEIHTIGVDPAHQGGGIASQLMDQLTAIADDYKGPIFLEVRTDNTPAIKMYEKYGFEQMGIRKNYYQPSGADAYTMRREPQQ encoded by the coding sequence GTGATCAGACGTTTGGAGCCGAAGGATGCTGCCCGCTGCGCAGAACTGGAGCAGCTGCTATTTCCTGGTGATGACCCGTGGCCGGAAACTGCCTTCCATCATGAGTTCGCTCAACCGAATAACCACTACATCGGATTCGAGCGGGACGGTATTTTGGTGGCCTATGCTGGCCTGTCGTTGCTCGGGCCCCTTGCCGACCCAGAATTTGAGATCCACACAATTGGCGTGGATCCGGCGCACCAGGGCGGCGGCATCGCCTCTCAGCTCATGGATCAACTGACGGCCATAGCGGATGACTACAAGGGCCCCATCTTTCTCGAAGTCCGCACTGATAACACCCCGGCGATCAAGATGTATGAAAAGTATGGTTTTGAGCAGATGGGGATCCGCAAGAACTACTACCAACCCTCAGGCGCTGATGCCTATACCATGCGACGGGAGCCACAGCAATGA
- the tsaB gene encoding tRNA (adenosine(37)-N6)-threonylcarbamoyltransferase complex dimerization subunit type 1 TsaB: MLVLAIDTSTATVVSGVVADGRTIGETILPDCRDHNEQLVVATQRALEQAGKTFQDVDAVVVGAGPGPFTGLRVGMATGAAFADALGIPVYGVCSLDAIAAQIPGTALVTSDARRREVYWATYQDGVRTSEPEVNAYADVNTEGFDAVNVPQNLQDKIAGTHDLYPTPAALVSLVDFAVEPTKLTPLYLRRPDAKEPAARPKSPAIPDVAL, encoded by the coding sequence GTGCTAGTGCTTGCAATTGATACCTCTACCGCCACCGTCGTGTCCGGCGTGGTCGCTGACGGCCGAACGATCGGCGAAACAATCCTGCCCGACTGCCGCGATCATAACGAGCAACTTGTCGTTGCCACCCAACGCGCCCTTGAGCAGGCTGGCAAGACTTTCCAAGATGTGGACGCTGTTGTCGTGGGAGCGGGACCTGGTCCGTTCACCGGCCTGCGCGTAGGAATGGCTACCGGCGCTGCGTTTGCTGATGCTCTGGGAATTCCGGTGTACGGCGTGTGCTCGCTGGATGCCATAGCTGCGCAAATTCCGGGCACCGCGCTCGTGACGAGTGACGCGCGCAGACGCGAGGTCTATTGGGCCACCTACCAGGACGGCGTGCGCACCAGCGAACCCGAGGTCAACGCCTACGCAGATGTGAATACTGAGGGCTTTGATGCAGTGAATGTCCCGCAGAACCTGCAGGACAAGATTGCGGGCACTCATGATCTCTACCCAACCCCGGCAGCGCTCGTCTCGTTGGTGGATTTTGCAGTGGAACCGACGAAGCTTACCCCGCTCTATCTGCGCCGCCCTGATGCCAAAGAGCCAGCTGCGCGGCCAAAGAGCCCTGCGATCCCGGACGTTGCTCTGTGA
- the tsaE gene encoding tRNA (adenosine(37)-N6)-threonylcarbamoyltransferase complex ATPase subunit type 1 TsaE: MKPSFPSTGSERFETPAETQAWGEQLGQALEPGDVVILDGPLGAGKTTLTQGIARGMQVKGRVTSPTFVIAREHRSLIGGPELVHVDAYRLLDSGVDPSGALDSLDLDTDLLDAVVIAEWGGGLVEQIADEYLFISLDRTTAFEADPESEARIVSWERRAGVSTQ, from the coding sequence ATGAAGCCTAGTTTCCCTTCCACCGGGTCGGAGCGCTTTGAGACCCCGGCCGAGACCCAAGCGTGGGGCGAGCAGCTCGGCCAGGCACTAGAACCCGGCGACGTCGTGATCCTGGACGGCCCGCTCGGCGCTGGCAAAACCACACTCACCCAGGGCATCGCCCGGGGCATGCAGGTCAAGGGACGAGTGACCTCCCCGACGTTCGTCATTGCGCGGGAACATCGCTCGCTGATTGGCGGTCCGGAATTAGTACACGTGGATGCTTATCGCCTGCTCGATTCCGGTGTTGATCCGTCCGGCGCATTGGACTCCCTCGACCTGGATACCGACCTGCTGGATGCCGTTGTGATCGCCGAATGGGGTGGGGGACTGGTCGAGCAGATCGCTGATGAGTACTTGTTCATCTCCCTCGATCGGACCACTGCTTTCGAAGCCGATCCAGAGTCGGAAGCACGGATTGTGAGCTGGGAGCGAAGGGCTGGGGTTTCAACCCAGTAG
- the alr gene encoding alanine racemase — MDLLTTRIDLDAIAHNIRLIKQKVAPAQVMAVVKADAYNHGAVEVARVLADNGADQFGVATLAEALELRQGGITQPILTWIWSPEQDIAAVVKQGISLGVPSMEHARAVAELDCEVTIKVDTGLNRSGVPESQWREVFELLRDARATVTGLFSHLASADEPESPMTDLQAKTFERAIELARECGLEIPVNHLANSPATLNRPDLVHQMVRPGLILYGCEPIPGLDHGLAPAMTWAGRVTVSKTIKQGEGTSYNHTWHAPQDGNYCVVPVGYADGLPRIAQGHLEVSIGGKRYPQVGRVCMDQIVIWLGDDTVAPGSEAIIFGDGGMSATELADAIGTINYEVICMPKGRTVRQYVGGRNEA; from the coding sequence ATGGATTTGCTCACCACACGCATCGACCTTGACGCCATCGCACACAACATACGACTAATCAAGCAAAAGGTGGCGCCCGCGCAGGTCATGGCGGTGGTGAAGGCCGATGCCTACAACCACGGAGCGGTGGAAGTAGCCCGCGTGTTGGCCGACAACGGCGCAGATCAGTTCGGTGTGGCCACGCTTGCTGAGGCGCTCGAATTAAGGCAGGGTGGCATCACTCAGCCGATTCTTACGTGGATCTGGTCCCCGGAGCAAGATATCGCTGCTGTGGTCAAGCAGGGCATTTCCCTCGGCGTGCCGAGCATGGAGCACGCGCGCGCTGTCGCAGAACTAGATTGTGAAGTGACCATCAAAGTGGACACCGGCCTCAACCGCTCCGGTGTGCCGGAGTCGCAGTGGCGTGAAGTATTCGAGCTGCTACGCGATGCCCGTGCAACCGTGACCGGCCTGTTCAGCCACTTAGCGAGTGCAGACGAGCCTGAATCGCCGATGACCGACCTTCAAGCCAAGACCTTCGAACGGGCCATCGAGCTGGCACGCGAATGTGGCCTCGAGATCCCTGTCAACCACCTTGCCAATTCCCCAGCCACACTGAACCGGCCGGACCTGGTGCACCAGATGGTTCGACCTGGTCTCATCCTCTATGGCTGTGAGCCGATCCCTGGCTTGGACCACGGGTTGGCGCCCGCCATGACCTGGGCCGGCCGCGTGACCGTTAGTAAAACCATCAAACAGGGCGAAGGCACCTCCTACAACCACACCTGGCACGCGCCTCAGGACGGCAACTACTGTGTGGTCCCCGTTGGCTATGCGGATGGCCTGCCGCGTATTGCCCAAGGCCACCTGGAAGTCAGCATCGGCGGCAAACGCTATCCGCAGGTCGGACGCGTATGCATGGATCAAATCGTCATCTGGTTAGGTGACGACACCGTCGCGCCGGGCAGCGAGGCCATCATCTTCGGCGACGGCGGCATGTCTGCCACCGAGCTTGCCGACGCCATCGGCACCATCAACTACGAGGTTATCTGCATGCCTAAGGGCCGCACTGTCCGCCAGTACGTGGGAGGTCGCAATGAAGCCTAG
- a CDS encoding NAD(P)H-hydrate epimerase: MRHTPLFTPEQIREAEAPLLAELGEGLMRRAAFAVAVETAKILNGRKVLVLAGSGNNGGDALYAAAELEKRGATIEVWQLADRIPPAINAIKYPRMVTSVGNPDVIIDGIVGIGARGPLRGAAEDAANQSDGFPVVAVDIPSGVDPMTGVAEGASISAQVTVTFGGLKPAHILGWEHCGRVVLKDIGITMGEPWGYSAGIEKWPIPGPRDHKYTLGVLGIHAGSEQYPGAAVLCAQAAVRASSSMVRYVGPCGAQVLATQPEVVVGGELADATAWLTGPGVGTQDPMLAELINCNKPLVIDADALTQLAASPDVQKQLSGRAAFTVLTPHDGEFARLYGKKPEDRVTDAQKLARKHNAVVVLKGRVTVITDGEEIYLVEAGSSWAATPGSGDVLAGIIGKAVAWEASISMVASAVRLHALAAGSTGGPMLAGDIARAIPGVVTTMVNHGFAHHTHRP, encoded by the coding sequence ATGAGACACACCCCGCTGTTTACCCCAGAGCAGATCCGCGAAGCAGAGGCTCCGCTACTGGCGGAACTCGGCGAAGGTCTCATGCGACGGGCTGCGTTTGCAGTGGCCGTAGAGACGGCCAAGATTCTAAATGGGCGAAAGGTTCTGGTTCTCGCGGGCTCCGGCAACAACGGCGGCGACGCACTCTATGCTGCCGCTGAGCTGGAAAAGCGCGGCGCAACAATCGAAGTGTGGCAGCTCGCAGACCGCATTCCTCCCGCGATCAATGCCATCAAATACCCGCGGATGGTCACGAGCGTTGGCAATCCGGACGTGATCATCGATGGGATCGTCGGCATCGGCGCGCGCGGCCCGCTCCGAGGGGCCGCGGAAGATGCTGCTAACCAGTCGGACGGTTTTCCCGTCGTGGCCGTCGACATACCAAGCGGTGTGGATCCGATGACAGGTGTGGCGGAAGGGGCGTCGATAAGCGCCCAGGTCACGGTCACTTTCGGTGGTCTCAAGCCCGCGCACATCCTGGGGTGGGAGCATTGCGGTCGTGTCGTGCTCAAGGATATCGGCATCACGATGGGGGAGCCGTGGGGATACTCGGCGGGCATCGAAAAATGGCCGATTCCAGGGCCTCGCGATCACAAGTACACCCTTGGAGTGCTTGGCATTCACGCAGGTAGCGAGCAGTATCCGGGCGCCGCAGTGCTCTGCGCGCAGGCGGCAGTGCGAGCCAGTTCCTCGATGGTTCGCTACGTCGGGCCATGCGGGGCGCAGGTGCTCGCGACTCAGCCGGAGGTTGTGGTTGGGGGCGAGCTTGCCGACGCCACAGCCTGGCTCACCGGTCCAGGTGTCGGTACCCAGGACCCCATGTTGGCAGAGCTCATCAACTGCAATAAACCGCTGGTCATTGATGCCGACGCGCTTACCCAGTTAGCGGCAAGCCCGGATGTGCAGAAGCAGCTATCCGGCAGGGCTGCCTTCACCGTCCTCACCCCGCACGACGGGGAATTCGCGCGTCTGTACGGAAAGAAGCCGGAAGATCGGGTCACAGACGCCCAGAAACTGGCGCGCAAGCACAATGCCGTAGTTGTGCTGAAGGGCCGGGTCACCGTGATCACAGATGGCGAGGAGATCTACCTCGTCGAGGCAGGTTCCTCGTGGGCGGCCACTCCGGGGTCGGGGGATGTGCTCGCTGGAATCATTGGGAAGGCGGTGGCTTGGGAGGCGTCGATAAGTATGGTGGCCTCGGCGGTGCGCCTGCACGCCCTCGCAGCTGGCTCGACGGGCGGGCCGATGCTCGCGGGTGACATAGCGAGAGCGATCCCAGGGGTAGTGACTACGATGGTGAACCATGGATTTGCTCACCACACGCATCGACCTTGA
- the glmS gene encoding glutamine--fructose-6-phosphate transaminase (isomerizing), which yields MCGIVGYVGKQQGLNVAVEALRRMEYRGYDSSGVAVANGEGAINVVKRAGKLANLEDRIVEVGTDSLVGTTAIGHTRWATHGRPTDQNAHPHVSFDGKVAIVHNGIIENFAPLRAELEKQGIELKSETDSEVATHLLALAYNEGDTAGDFKASAMKVLNRLEGAFTLLFTHADHADTVIAARRSTPLIVGVGEGEMFLGSDVAAFIEHTKEAIELGQDSVVIITADSHEIMNFDGTPAEGKQFTIDWDLAAAEKGGYDSFMMKEIFEQPDAVRDTLVGHFVDGKIVLDEDNISEQELKSINKVFVVACGSAYHSGLLAKYAIEHWVRIPVEIEVASEFRYRDPVLDSNTLVVAVSQSGETADTLEAVRHAKTQGAKVLAVCNTNGSQIPRESDAVLYTHAGPEIGVASTKAFLAQVAANYIVGLALAQAKGTKYPDEIKEIWENLEAIPAKISEVLQCEDQVMEIARVLGAIKTMLFLGRGVGFPVALEGALKLKELAYIHAEGFAAGELKHGPIALIEDDLPVVVVVPSPRGVKVLHSKIVSNIQEIRARGAKTIVIAEEGDDAVEPFANWLIRIPQSSTIMQPLLATVPLQFLAAEIARQCGNEDIDKPRNLAKSVTVE from the coding sequence ATGTGTGGAATCGTTGGATATGTAGGTAAGCAGCAAGGCCTGAACGTTGCTGTCGAGGCACTTCGTCGCATGGAATACCGAGGATACGATTCCTCCGGTGTTGCTGTTGCGAATGGTGAAGGTGCCATCAACGTCGTCAAGCGCGCGGGCAAACTTGCGAACTTGGAAGACCGCATCGTCGAAGTTGGCACGGATTCGCTAGTCGGAACCACCGCCATCGGGCACACCCGCTGGGCCACCCACGGCCGTCCAACGGATCAAAACGCGCACCCGCACGTTTCTTTCGACGGCAAGGTCGCGATCGTTCACAATGGCATCATCGAGAACTTCGCTCCACTACGCGCTGAACTGGAAAAGCAGGGCATCGAGCTCAAGTCCGAAACTGACTCTGAGGTTGCCACCCACCTGCTCGCGCTCGCGTACAACGAGGGCGACACCGCTGGCGACTTCAAAGCTTCGGCAATGAAGGTGCTCAATCGCCTGGAAGGGGCCTTCACGCTCCTGTTCACCCACGCCGATCACGCAGACACCGTCATTGCTGCTCGTCGCTCCACCCCGCTGATCGTGGGCGTGGGCGAGGGGGAGATGTTCCTCGGTTCCGACGTTGCCGCGTTCATCGAGCACACCAAGGAAGCCATCGAGCTGGGGCAGGACAGCGTTGTAATCATCACCGCTGACTCCCACGAAATCATGAATTTCGACGGCACCCCGGCCGAAGGCAAGCAGTTCACCATTGACTGGGATCTCGCAGCTGCGGAAAAGGGTGGCTACGACTCCTTCATGATGAAGGAAATCTTCGAGCAGCCAGACGCAGTTCGCGACACCCTGGTCGGCCACTTCGTTGACGGCAAGATCGTCCTGGATGAGGACAACATCTCTGAGCAGGAACTCAAGTCCATCAACAAGGTGTTCGTCGTCGCCTGTGGCTCCGCTTACCACTCCGGCCTGCTGGCCAAGTACGCCATCGAACACTGGGTACGCATCCCGGTTGAAATCGAGGTCGCTTCCGAATTCCGCTACCGCGACCCAGTGCTGGATTCCAACACCCTCGTCGTAGCCGTCTCCCAGTCCGGCGAAACCGCCGACACCCTGGAGGCCGTCCGCCACGCCAAGACCCAGGGCGCTAAGGTCCTGGCAGTGTGTAACACCAACGGCTCCCAGATTCCACGCGAGTCTGACGCTGTGCTGTACACGCATGCCGGCCCAGAAATCGGCGTTGCCTCCACCAAGGCGTTCCTGGCACAGGTGGCCGCGAACTACATCGTTGGTCTTGCCTTGGCTCAGGCTAAGGGCACCAAGTACCCGGATGAGATCAAGGAGATCTGGGAGAACCTTGAGGCTATCCCGGCCAAGATCTCCGAGGTTCTGCAGTGCGAAGACCAGGTTATGGAAATTGCCCGTGTGCTTGGCGCCATCAAGACCATGCTGTTCCTCGGGCGCGGTGTCGGCTTCCCGGTGGCGCTCGAAGGCGCACTGAAGCTGAAGGAATTGGCCTACATCCACGCTGAGGGCTTCGCTGCCGGCGAGCTCAAGCACGGTCCAATCGCCCTCATCGAGGACGATTTGCCAGTGGTGGTCGTTGTTCCTTCCCCACGTGGCGTGAAGGTTTTGCACTCCAAGATTGTCTCCAACATCCAGGAGATCCGTGCGCGTGGTGCCAAGACCATCGTTATCGCTGAAGAAGGCGACGATGCAGTTGAGCCATTCGCAAACTGGCTGATCCGCATCCCGCAGTCTTCCACGATCATGCAGCCACTGCTGGCCACCGTGCCACTGCAGTTCCTGGCAGCTGAGATTGCTCGCCAGTGCGGCAACGAGGACATCGACAAGCCACGTAACCTGGCAAAGTCCGTCACCGTGGAATAA
- a CDS encoding dienelactone hydrolase family protein produces the protein MAENLNKHLSKLSKRGPHRVLVGDLEYAGLPGKIYTPAEGNGLPAVAFGHDWMTDIKRYHATVRHLASWGIVVAAPNTETGFLPNHRGFAADLETAIQILTGVKLGTGSVTVAPGKIGLVGHGMGAGCAVLAAAGREHLKAVAALYPALTSPSCETAAQAVTTPGFVLGESERDFVNTGNPVKVAANWAGACAYREIDGATQAGFAELSLSRVAMGMGRPQTAIQELTRGLLTGFLLHRVDGQNKYEAFSDSTATARKVTSFDATGVRLRLGDVEHTAL, from the coding sequence GTGGCTGAGAATCTAAATAAGCATCTGAGTAAATTGTCCAAGCGCGGCCCGCACCGCGTCCTCGTCGGTGACCTCGAATACGCAGGTCTGCCAGGCAAGATTTACACCCCTGCTGAGGGCAATGGCCTCCCAGCCGTAGCCTTCGGGCACGACTGGATGACCGACATCAAGCGCTACCACGCGACCGTGCGCCACCTGGCCTCCTGGGGCATCGTTGTCGCTGCACCTAATACGGAAACCGGTTTCCTGCCTAATCACCGCGGTTTTGCCGCAGATCTGGAAACTGCGATTCAAATCCTCACGGGAGTAAAGCTAGGCACCGGCAGCGTGACTGTCGCCCCAGGAAAAATAGGCCTGGTAGGACATGGCATGGGCGCCGGGTGCGCAGTGCTCGCAGCCGCAGGTCGTGAACACCTGAAAGCTGTCGCTGCCCTGTACCCCGCTCTCACTTCCCCGTCTTGCGAGACTGCTGCCCAGGCTGTCACCACCCCTGGCTTCGTCTTGGGCGAATCTGAGCGCGACTTTGTCAACACCGGTAACCCGGTGAAGGTCGCTGCGAACTGGGCCGGGGCCTGCGCATACCGAGAGATCGACGGTGCCACCCAAGCCGGTTTCGCCGAGCTCTCCCTTTCCCGAGTCGCCATGGGCATGGGCCGCCCACAAACCGCGATCCAAGAGCTCACCCGTGGTCTGCTCACCGGTTTCCTCCTGCACCGTGTCGACGGCCAGAACAAGTACGAAGCCTTCTCCGATTCAACTGCAACCGCAAGAAAGGTCACCAGTTTCGATGCCACCGGCGTTCGTCTTCGCCTCGGCGACGTCGAGCACACCGCACTCTAA